In a single window of the Vitis vinifera cultivar Pinot Noir 40024 chromosome 6, ASM3070453v1 genome:
- the LOC100242827 gene encoding probable inactive receptor kinase At5g10020: MHSTCLIFLLLVELAVGQSDFGALIELKKGIQKDPSGVLDSWDSKSLASDGCPENWFGIICSEGHVISITLNDLGIVGDFHFTAITGLKMLQNLSVSNNLFTGTIEDVGSIESLAYLDLSHNAFHGLIPSDLTHLENLVLLNLSSNNFEGKGPTGFGDLEKLKYIDFRANGFSGDIMRLLSELGSVVHVDLSSNQFSGSLDLGLGKSSFVSSIQYFNISCNSLVGQLFAHDGMPYFDSLEVFDASNNQLVGAIPSFNFVVSLQILRLGRNHLTGSLPEALFQESSMILSELDLGLNQLEGPVGSITSATLKNLNLSSNRLTGLLPARVGHCSIIDLSNNMLSGNLSRMQSWGNYVEIIDLSSNKLTGTLPNQTSQFLRLISLKLSNNSLGGSLPPVLGTYQELKVIDLSLNQLTGFLLPSFFNSTRLTDLNLSGNNLTGSIPLQAIPDIPSIGSTQNLSLVSLDLSGNSLSGHLPQEISGFHELVYLNLSNNLFEGSIPDDLPDGLKGFSVSYNNLSGIVPENLRRFPDSAFHPGNSLLAFPHSPSSSNAAPDLDLRGQGSSHMKPAVRAALIAGLVGGVSMIALLFVMICYGAHWVECSRDSLKGNGMKKGTEKETSSDLHTSALHKILDPSITSSSFPQDNTSSSHLGYEHEHGIISLVTKKPSDGSPPEPIREDEGISSPISLLSPSNPSPSKSPYRPDENPDVLKVCSPDKLAGDLHLFDGSLVVTSEELSHAPAEVIGRSCHGTLYKATLDSGHVLAVKWLREGIAKGRKEFSREAKKLGNIKHPNLVSLQGYYWGLREHEKLIISNFINAPCLALYLHQMEPRKFPPLSLVERLKIARDVACCLNFLHNERAIPHGNLKSTNILLETRKLNALLTDYSLHRIMTPAGTAEQVLNAGALGYRPPEFASSSKPCPSLKSDVYAYGVILLELLTGKSSGEIVSGNTGVVDLTEWVRWLAAENRWGECFDRLIPGMQSVDHPPRCLHEMLQVALKCILPASERPDMRTVYEDISSVVL, from the exons ATGCATTCCACGTGTTTGATATTCTTGTTGTTGGTAGAATTGGCAGTAGGACAATCAGATTTTGGGGCACTCATAGAGCTCAAGAAAGGGATTCAGAAAGACCCTTCTGGAGTTCTTGATTCATGGGATTCTAAATCCTTAGCATCTGATGGGTGTCCAGAAAACTGGTTTGGGATCATCTGTAGCGAAGGCCATGTCATATCCATCACCCTAAACGACTTGGGTATAGTTGGAGACTTTCATTTCACTGCCATTACTGGCCTTAAAATGCTTCAGAACTTATCAGTTTCCAACAATCTTTTCACTGGGACTATCGAGGACGTAGGTTCCATTGAGTCATTGGCATATTTGGATCTCTCACACAATGCTTTTCATGGGCTGATACCCTCAGACTTGACCCACCTGGAGAATTTAGTTCTTCTGAACCTTTCTTCCAACAATTTTGAAGGGAAAGGGCCAACTGGTTTTGGAGATCTTGAGAAGCTGAAGTATATAGATTTCAGGGCAAATGGATTTTCCGGGGACATTATGCGTCTTCTCTCTGAATTGGGTAGCGTGGTGCATGTTGACCTCAGTAGTAATCAGTTTTCCGGATCACTGGACTTGGGACTTGGAAAATCCAGCTTCGTTTCTTCGATTCAGTATTTCAATATTAGCTGCAATTCCTTAGTTGGCCAGCTTTTTGCTCATGATGGAATGCCATATTTTGACAGTTTAGAGGTGTTTGATGCTAGTAATAATCAGTTGGTGGGTGCTATTCCTTCCTTCAATTTTGTAGTCTCTCTTCAGATTCTTCGACTTGGAAGAAACCACTTAACAGGGTCTCTACCAGAAGCTCTTTTCCAGGAGAGCTCAATGATCTTGTCTGAACTAGATCTCGGCCTTAACCAGCTTGAAG GTCCTGTCGGAAGTATCACGTCTGCAACTCTAAAGAATCTTAATCTGTCTTCAAACAGGCTGACAGGTCTCTTGCCTGCCAGGGTGGGGCACTGCTCCATCATTGATCTGAGTAATAATATGCTGTCAGGGAACTTGTCCAGAATGCAAAGTTGGGGAAATTATGTGGAAATTATTGATTTAAGCTCAAACAAATTGACAGGAACCTTGCCAAACCAGACTTCTCAGTTCTTGAGGTTGATTTCACTCAAGTTATCCAACAACTCATTAGGGGGATCTCTTCCGCCTGTTTTAGGTACATACCAGGAATTAAAAGTGATTGATCTAAGCCTCAACCAGCTCACTGGGTTCCTCCTCCCAAGCTTCTTCAACTCAACAAGATTGACTGATCTTAACTTGTCTGGCAACAATTTGACTGGATCCATACCTCTGCAAGCAATCCCAGATATTCCTTCAATTGGTTCCACCCAaaatttgagcctagtttctcTTGATCTATCTGGTAACTCATTAAGTGGTCATTTGCCCCAAGAAATTAGTGGTTTCCATGAATTAGTTTATCTTAATCTATCTAACAACCTTTTTGAGGGTAGCATCCCTGATGACCTTCCAGATGGATTGAAAGGATTCAGTGTGTCTTATAATAATCTCTCTGGCATAGTACCTGAAAACTTGAGGAGGTTTCCTGATTCAGCATTCCATCCAGGAAATTCCTTACTGGCTTTCCCTCATtcaccatcatcatcaaatGCTGCTCCTGATCTTGATTTGAGGGGGCAAGGGTCGTCCCACATGAAGCCTGCTGTTAGGGCTGCTCTGATTGCTGGTTTGGTTGGTGGAGTTTCTATGATAGCTCTCTTGTTCGTAATGATATGTTATGGGGCCCACTGGGTAGAATGTAGCAGGGACAGTTTGAAAGGGAATGGCATGAAGAAAGGTACCGAAAAGGAGACTTCATCTGATCTTCATACATCAGCACTTCACAAAATTCTAGATCCATCAATTACTTCATCTAGTTTCCCTCAAGACAATACATCTTCATCGCACTTGGGATATGAACATGAGCATGGTATTATATCATTAGTTACAAAGAAGCCTAGTGATGGCAGCCCTCCTGAACCAATAAGAGAAGATGAAGGAATATCTTCTCCAATATCTCTCCTGTCACCTTCTAATCCATCACCTTCTAAAAGCCCATATCGGCCAGACGAGAATCCTGATGTGCTCAAGGTGTGTTCTCCAGATAAATTAGCTGGGGATCTACATCTATTTGATGGCTCTTTGGTGGTTACTTCAGAAGAACTTTCACATGCTCCGGCAGAAGTTATTGGGAGGAGTTGTCATGGAACATTATACAAAGCTACACTTGACTCTGGTCATGTATTAGCCGTAAAATGGCTGAGGGAGGGGATAGCAAAAGGAAGGAAGGAATTCTCAAGGGAAGCAAAGAAACTTGGGAACATCAAGCACCCAAATCTAGTTTCTCTGCAGGGTTACTACTGGGGTCTAAGGGAGCATGAGAAGCTGATCATATCCAACTTCATCAATGCACCGTGTTTAGCCCTTTATCTTCATC AGATGGAGCCAAGAAAATTCCCACCCCTGTCCCTGGTTGAGAGGCTCAAGATCGCTAGAGATGTAGCCTGTTGTTTGAACTTCCTCCATAACGAGAGAGCCATACCTCATGGCAACCTGAAATCGACAAATATCTTATTAGAAACTCGTAAATTAAATGCACTCCTAACTGATTACAGTCTCCACCGGATAATGACTCCTGCAGGCACTGCTGAGCAGGTTCTAAATGCAGGTGCTCTTGGCTACCGGCCACCTGAGTTTGCCAGCTCAAGTAAACCGTGCCCATCATTGAAAAGCGATGTCTATGCATACGGAGTCATCTTGTTGGAGCTGCTGACCGGAAAAAGTTCTGGGGAGATAGTGTCCGGGAACACAGGAGTGGTGGATTTGACAGAGTGGGTGAGGTGGTTGGCTGCAGAAAACCGTTGGGGTGAGTGCTTTGACAGGCTCATTCCAGGTATGCAGTCTGTGGACCACCCACCAAGATGTCTGCATGAAATGCTGCAAGTTGCTCTAAAATGTATCCTCCCAGCATCTGAGAGACCAGACATGAGGACGGTTTATGAAGATATTTCATCTGTAGTGTTATGA